ACTGGCCAGTTCGTCTCCGACTGGCGCGGTATGACCGCCATGGCCGTGCTCATGCTCATCCCTGCCGTCATCTTCGTCGCCGTCACCCAGCGCCAGCTCATGGAGGGTCTCACCTCCGGCGCGATGAAAGGGTAGGAGGTCGCAGGTGGCAGGTCGCAGAGCTTGTCCCTTCGCTCCGCTCAGGGCAGGCTCTGAGTGAAACGAAGGATCGCAAGTCGCAGGTCGCAGGTCGCAGGTCGCAGGTCGCAGGTCGCAGGTCGCAGGTCGCAAGTGGCAAGTGGCAAATGGCAAATGATTCTATTCGTGCCATTCGTCCATTCGTGCCATTCGTGATCGATCCATTTCGCAATCCGAAATCCGCATTTCGCAATCTCTAATCTCCAATCCCAATCTCTATCCCACAGGAGCTTACACCCATGTCCCTCGAACCCGTCTATGACGCCGTTCTGCGCGGCGACGCCCGCGGCGCCACCGCCGCCACCCAGGCCGCCCTCGCTGCCGGCGTCTCAGCCGAAGAAATCCTGAACAAAGCCTGCATCCCGGCCATGACTGAGGTCGGGCGTCTGTTCGAGATCGGCGAGAAATTCGTGCCCGAAATGCTGATCTCGGCCCGAGCCATGTCCGCCGCCACCGCCATCCTCAAGCCCCTGCTGGCCGAGGCGGGCGTCACGCAAGTCGGCAGCATCGTCATTGGCACCGTCGCTGGCGACCTGCACGACATCGGCAAAAACCTGGTCTCGATGATGCTCGAAGGCGCCGGTTTCAAGGTCATCGACCTCGGCACCGACGTCGCCCCGGCCAAATTCGTGGAAGCGGTCAAGGCCAACGGCCCCGAACTGGTGGGCATGTCGGCCCTGCTGACCACAACCACCAAGTCGATCATCAACACCATCGAGGCGCTAAGAGAAGCAGGCGTGCGCGACCAGGTCAAGGTCATGGTGGGCGGCGCCCCCATCACCCAGGAATTCGCCAACAAAGTCGGCGCTGATGGCTTTGCACCCGACGCCGGCTCGGCTGCACGCGTGGCCAAGTCCCTCATCGGCGCGGCGTGATCTCGCACGAATGACACGAATGGACGAATTGCACGAATTCTTTGTTCGTGTCATTCGTCCATTCGTGCAATTCGTGATCAGGCAACACAAATCAGGATGACAAATAGGGAAAGCGTACGATTCATACTACAACCGCATTTGTCATCCTAAGGAGTGAAACGACGAAGAATCTCCGGTTTTTGCTGGCGAAAGTGGAGATTCTTCGCTCCCGTTGGTCGCTCAGAATGACACTTCAACGTGTAGTATTGAGCAACTCCGTGTTTCCTGAATCACATCCACAAACCAAAAACAATTCGTGAAAATTCGTCCATTCGTGCAATTCGTGAGAGAAAAAGGATTCTGCCCATGAGCGGCTATGATCAGCCGGACGTCAACCGCCTGTTGAAGGCCCTGCGCCACCAGGAAGCCGACCGCATCCCCCATCTCGAATTCTGGGTCACCAGCCAGACGGTGTTCGAGTACGTGCTGGAGAAGAAGCTGGACTACGAGATCGTGG
This genomic interval from Caldilineales bacterium contains the following:
- a CDS encoding corrinoid protein; translation: MSLEPVYDAVLRGDARGATAATQAALAAGVSAEEILNKACIPAMTEVGRLFEIGEKFVPEMLISARAMSAATAILKPLLAEAGVTQVGSIVIGTVAGDLHDIGKNLVSMMLEGAGFKVIDLGTDVAPAKFVEAVKANGPELVGMSALLTTTTKSIINTIEALREAGVRDQVKVMVGGAPITQEFANKVGADGFAPDAGSAARVAKSLIGAA